TAGCTACTACAGCGTGCAGGCACGAGGAAGCCATAATATAAAGCCTAAGCGGACGGCCCCCAAGGGTAGGCAAGCATGTAGCGTAAGCGAAAGCTACGGCACTTGAAGAAGCCGAACAAGAAAGCGCAAGCGGACGCCGCAACCGTAATTTTTAAAACGCGATTGACTTTGCCGCCGGTTGCCAAAGGCCCTAAAAACAAACAGGGCCTTAAAAGATTGGTTATTCTTTTAAAGCCACTTTGACCTGCCGGCCTTCCAAAATAAAAGCCATTTTATCCTCCCGGGCCAGCCAGCCCAACCCTAAATAAAGCCAGTTGTCGTCCAATTTGGTTTCCTTTTTGAGGACGGTAATACTGACCGTTCCTTTTTCGGACAACACTTGCCATATTTTGCCGGCGTTTTCGCCGATAATTGGGTTCCACATTTTCATTCCTCCTTATCCCAATAATCCAAGATCTTTCATCGTCCGGTGCCAAAGGCTATAGCCGACGGCGTCCGCCGGCCGGCTTCAGCCGCCCTCAAAAAACATGGCCTGCTTTTCCAACGCGGCCAAATGCCTTTCCTCCCATTCGGCCAGGGCGATAAAGAATTTCCGGAAATTCTCTTCCTGCTTGCTGTCGGCCAGCTTACGGTAAAGCAATATAGCCTTACGTTCCGCTTCGGCGAATTTCTTTACCGCGGACAAGACCGGCTCCGGTTCACCGGCCAGCTCAGCCAGTTTCTTGGAATACAACGGACTGAGTTGATCTTTTCCGTAGTCGACGGGCGGGCTGATTTCGGGAAAATCGAACCTCCCGCTCTGGAGATAATATTTCTCCACCGCGTATTCCAGCATCCGGCGGTGCTTTTCCTCATCTTGGGAAAACTGCATCAAGACGACACGGGCCAATTCATCATTGGTCTTTAAGGCGGCCTGTTTGTAATACAGCGCCGCCTCACTCTCCAGCTGGATGGCCAGCCTGATAGATTTCAATAATTCATCTATTTCCATCGCCGATCACCCGATTATTTTGTTGGCGTTTTGCCTGTAGGGCTTACTTACGATTTTATCCTTTCAAAAGACATGCAAAATTGTAGTGCATTTTTTGTTCCATTATGCCGTCGTAGCATTTTATAATTGCGCTTTATTTTTCTGTTTTCAACTTCAGGCAAGTTGTTATTTTGCAACGCCTAAGTTAAATGATTTCTCTTGGTTCAATGCCCAAAATAATAAAATTCTTATTACATCATACAATTTTTTAAGATTTAAAAAGTGCAGAATGATTATCCCCTTGGTTCAGGAACATCGGCCACCGGCCACTTTGGAACTCATCCCCTCTGTCCCCTTCTCTTAGACAAATTCGGGCTAACATGATGCAAGAGAAGGGGAAGTGAAGGGGTTGAGTTTAGAACCTCCAACTCTCTATATAGTTCTTCCTGAAAAACCCGCTAAACACTCGAAAAAGCGCGAAATGTTGAATTCAGAATATTACTTTAACATATTTTGTGATCAATAGGTTATGGATTTTCTGAGTTTTCGTGTTTTTCGCGTTTTTCGCGGGAAAAGGGGTCTTTTTCAGTGGCAACTATATAATTCTTTCCTGAATAGATGGGATAATCATTAAGTGCAGATATTGTTATGGCGTATTTACCCAGGCGGCCAACCCATTACAGGCTATTATATTGACCTATTATATAATGTCTGCAAGTCTATCCCTTCTTAGTGCAAACCTTGCCCCAGTTGATATGGCTTGCAGCCATACGATATGCCCGACGTAAGCCGAAGAACAGCAAGCGTCGGTTATATCTGGATAGTATCATTGATTTCCTTCATGGACAGGGCGATCCTTTTCCGCTCCAGGTCTATTTCCAGCACTCTCACCTTGACCCTCTGCCCGACCTTGACCACCTCCTTGGGGTCCCTC
The candidate division TA06 bacterium DNA segment above includes these coding regions:
- a CDS encoding ferritin family protein, with the translated sequence MEIDELLKSIRLAIQLESEAALYYKQAALKTNDELARVVLMQFSQDEEKHRRMLEYAVEKYYLQSGRFDFPEISPPVDYGKDQLSPLYSKKLAELAGEPEPVLSAVKKFAEAERKAILLYRKLADSKQEENFRKFFIALAEWEERHLAALEKQAMFFEGG
- a CDS encoding winged helix-turn-helix domain-containing protein; this encodes MWNPIIGENAGKIWQVLSEKGTVSITVLKKETKLDDNWLYLGLGWLAREDKMAFILEGRQVKVALKE